A stretch of Pogoniulus pusillus isolate bPogPus1 chromosome 25, bPogPus1.pri, whole genome shotgun sequence DNA encodes these proteins:
- the DEGS1 gene encoding sphingolipid delta(4)-desaturase DES1 — protein MGNSVAREDFEWVYTDQPHADRRKEILAKHPEIKALMKPDYNLIWVVVLMVLAQLTAFYLVKDLDWKWVIFWAYVFGSCISHSMTLAIHEISHNSAFGNNKAMWNRWFGIFANLPLGLPYSISFKRYHMDHHRYLGGDGIDVDIPTNFEGWFFCTRFRKFIWIVLQPFFYAIRPLCINPKPITRLEIINLLAQLSFDIVIYYLWGVKSTFYMLAGSVLGLGLHPISGHFIAEHYMFLKGHETYSYYGPLNLLTFNVGYHNEHHDFPNIPGKSLPLVKKIAAEYYDNLPQYNSWIKVLYDFVMDDTISPYSRMKRHLKGEVKQD, from the exons ATGGGCAACTCCGTAGCTAGAGAAGATTTCGAGTGGGTCTACACAGACCAGCCTCATGCCGACCGCCGCAAGGAGATTCTGG CTAAACACCCAGAGATTAAAGCACTGATGAAGCCAGATTACAACCTGATCTGGGTGGTTGTGCTGATGGTTCTTGCACAGTTGACTGCTTTTTACCTAGTGAAAGACTTGGACTGGAAATGGGTAATCTTCTGGGCATATGTTTTTGGAAGCTGCATTAGCCACTCCATGACTTTAGCTATTCACGAGATCTCCCATAACAGTGCCTTTGGCAACAACAAAGCAATGTGGAATCGATGGTTTGGAATATTTGCCAACCTGCCTCTTGGTCTCCCATATTCCATATCCTTCAAGAGATACCACATGGATCATCATCGCTACTTAGGAGGTGATGGAATTGACGTGGACATTCCTACCAACTTTGAAGGCTGGTTTTTCTGCACCCGTTTCAGGAAGTTCATATGGATTGTTCTTCAGCCTTTTTTCTATGCAATTAGACCTCTCTGCATCAATCCTAAACCCATCACTCGACTTGAAATCATCAATTTGTTGGCTCAGCTTTCCTTTGACATTGTGATATATTACTTATGGGGAGTCAAATCCACTTTTTACATGCTTGCTGGTTCAGTGCTTGGACTTGGGTTGCACCCAATCTCGGGCCACTTCATAGCTGAACATTACATGTTTTTAAAAGGACATGAGACTTATTCCTACTATGGGCCACTTAATTTGCTTACTTTTAATGTTGGCTATCACAACGAGCATCATGACTTCCCCAATATTCCTGGAAAGAGCCTTCCACTG GTGAAGAAAATAGCAGCTGAGTATTATGACAACCTGCCACAATATAACTCTTGGATAAAAGTACTGTATGACTTCGTGATGGATGACACAATCAGCCCATATTCACGCATGAAAAGGCATTTAAAGGGTGAAGTGAAACAAGATTAA